From Magnetococcales bacterium, the proteins below share one genomic window:
- the trxC gene encoding thioredoxin TrxC codes for MSNAITVTCPVCGAHNRVPADKLALVAKCGKCQEVLSTTGLDQPVAADENSFQNHVTQSASAVLVDFWAPWCGPCRQLAPDLERLAKEYVGRLKVVKINVDDNPGLARAFQIQAIPTLVIFESGQVRDRHSGALPMGQLRNWVNRTMGW; via the coding sequence ATGTCGAACGCCATTACTGTAACATGCCCCGTCTGCGGGGCGCACAACCGGGTTCCCGCAGATAAACTCGCGCTGGTGGCGAAATGCGGCAAATGCCAGGAGGTTCTTTCCACCACCGGATTGGACCAGCCGGTAGCGGCCGACGAAAACAGCTTCCAAAACCATGTCACCCAATCGGCCAGCGCAGTGCTTGTCGATTTCTGGGCGCCCTGGTGCGGTCCCTGCCGTCAGTTGGCCCCCGACCTGGAACGTCTGGCCAAGGAGTACGTGGGTCGGCTGAAGGTGGTCAAAATCAATGTCGATGACAATCCCGGTCTGGCCAGGGCCTTTCAGATTCAGGCAATACCCACTTTGGTGATCTTCGAATCCGGACAGGTACGGGACCGTCACTCCGGAGCCCTGCCCATGGGTCAACTGCGCAACTGGGTGAATCGGACCATGGGTTGGTGA
- a CDS encoding CYTH domain-containing protein — MGENAAFAGAIEEEIKLTARHAVTLEQLLADEEILRLSDRQSPRDRSFRAVYLDTPDWKLLKARLAFRRRQEGERWRVGLKGGGDMIGGLSRRLEWEGLVDREVSAPVDLPDGEMKQRLLDILHQNEPLLPILETDFQRRVLLLRLESGSVAELALDAGRIRAGTLAVTLFEVELEGLSGPFQPVVALSERLLSRHADLTASRQSKFACGLELLVNQGLLPAKAVW; from the coding sequence ATGGGTGAAAACGCGGCGTTTGCCGGCGCTATCGAAGAAGAGATCAAACTGACGGCCCGTCATGCCGTCACCTTGGAACAGCTTCTTGCCGACGAGGAGATCCTCCGACTTTCAGACCGGCAGTCCCCTCGGGACCGCTCCTTCCGGGCGGTCTATCTGGATACCCCGGACTGGAAACTGTTGAAAGCCCGTCTCGCCTTCCGCCGCCGTCAGGAGGGGGAGCGCTGGCGGGTCGGTCTCAAAGGCGGCGGCGACATGATCGGGGGCCTCTCCCGGCGCCTGGAATGGGAAGGGCTGGTGGACCGGGAAGTCTCCGCTCCCGTCGATCTGCCCGATGGCGAAATGAAACAGCGCTTGCTGGACATTCTGCACCAAAATGAGCCGCTGTTGCCCATTCTGGAAACCGATTTCCAACGCCGTGTTCTCCTGTTGCGCCTGGAATCGGGGTCCGTGGCGGAGTTGGCGCTCGATGCGGGCCGGATTCGGGCCGGGACGTTGGCCGTCACTCTTTTCGAAGTGGAACTGGAAGGACTTTCCGGGCCATTCCAGCCGGTTGTGGCTCTCTCCGAAAGGCTGCTTTCCCGTCATGCCGATCTGACGGCTTCCCGGCAATCCAAGTTCGCATGTGGTTTGGAACTCCTGGTAAATCAGGGACTTTTACCGGCGAAGGCCGTTTGGTAG
- a CDS encoding threonine synthase, translating to MRYISTRGGVAPMTFSDAVMMGLATDGGLLLPQAMPQIDAQTLRRWAQLPFADLALEVLTPFVGDDIPSPDLERLIREAFRRFAHPEVTPVVSIGALHILELFHGPTLAFKDVALQFLGNLFEYLLQRRGGELNILGATSGDTGSAAIHGVRGRERIRIFILHPHNRVSPVQERQMTTVLDANVHNLAITGSFDDGQSIVKALFNDLEFKDRYSLGAINSINWARILAQVVYYFYAWGRVSRGDCDKRVCFSVPTGNFGDIFAGYVAWKMGLPVERLLLATNRNDILTRFVRTGCYGVGSVVPTLSPSMDIQVASNFERFLYYLFQENGTAVSEAMERFATAGEFRITESQQEEVNRCFSAVAVSEEETLEQIRRTHAEFGYLLDPHTAVGVYAARHLPGAICLATAHPAKFGEAIAQAIGREPELPESLRGLLEMPTRCQVLPAEVGAVKEEIIRRIPG from the coding sequence GTGCGTTACATCAGCACCCGGGGTGGAGTCGCCCCCATGACGTTTTCCGACGCGGTCATGATGGGGTTGGCCACCGATGGCGGGCTTCTTCTGCCTCAGGCCATGCCACAAATCGACGCCCAAACGTTACGTCGCTGGGCCCAACTGCCCTTCGCCGATCTGGCCCTGGAAGTTCTGACCCCCTTCGTCGGAGACGATATCCCCTCCCCGGATCTGGAACGGCTGATCCGGGAGGCGTTTCGGCGCTTCGCCCATCCCGAGGTGACACCGGTGGTCTCCATCGGGGCGCTGCACATTCTGGAACTCTTTCACGGACCGACTCTGGCCTTCAAGGATGTGGCCCTGCAGTTTCTGGGCAACCTCTTCGAGTATCTGCTGCAGCGCCGGGGCGGAGAACTCAACATCCTGGGGGCCACCTCCGGAGACACCGGTTCCGCAGCCATTCACGGTGTACGGGGACGGGAGCGTATCCGGATTTTCATCCTGCACCCTCACAACCGGGTCTCTCCAGTCCAGGAGCGGCAGATGACCACGGTTCTGGACGCCAATGTCCACAATCTGGCCATAACCGGCAGCTTCGACGACGGACAAAGCATCGTCAAGGCCCTGTTCAACGATCTGGAGTTCAAAGATCGCTACAGTCTGGGAGCCATCAACTCCATCAACTGGGCGCGCATTCTGGCCCAGGTGGTCTACTATTTCTATGCCTGGGGTCGGGTCAGTCGGGGGGATTGCGACAAACGGGTCTGTTTTTCGGTGCCGACCGGCAATTTCGGCGACATCTTCGCCGGGTATGTCGCCTGGAAGATGGGTCTGCCGGTGGAACGGCTGTTGCTGGCCACCAATCGCAACGACATACTCACCCGGTTTGTTCGGACGGGGTGTTACGGTGTCGGCAGTGTCGTACCCACTTTGAGTCCTTCCATGGATATCCAGGTGGCTTCGAACTTCGAGCGGTTCCTCTATTATCTCTTCCAGGAAAATGGTACGGCGGTGAGCGAGGCCATGGAGCGTTTTGCCACAGCCGGAGAGTTCCGCATCACCGAAAGCCAACAGGAAGAGGTGAACCGTTGTTTCTCCGCCGTGGCGGTCAGCGAGGAGGAGACGCTGGAGCAGATTCGGCGCACTCATGCCGAGTTTGGCTATTTGCTGGATCCTCACACGGCGGTGGGGGTTTATGCGGCTCGTCATCTTCCCGGGGCCATCTGCCTGGCAACGGCTCATCCCGCCAAGTTCGGCGAGGCCATCGCCCAGGCCATCGGCCGGGAGCCGGAGCTGCCGGAGTCGTTGCGGGGTTTGCTGGAGATGCCGACCCGTTGTCAGGTATTGCCGGCGGAGGTGGGCGCGGTCAAGGAAGAGATCATACGGCGCATTCCGGGCTGA
- a CDS encoding rhodanese-like domain-containing protein: MSWLQQNWLTVVLLILVLGFMLRGPVLMRWYGIGEWTVHDLNTRLNDKNLLLVDVRTPPEFNSAHIRQAILVPLSEVGEQGKKLLAANQGREVAVICQSGNRSVMGAVALRQAGFEKVYNVPGGMSYWTTQGYPVKR, translated from the coding sequence GTGAGTTGGCTGCAACAAAATTGGTTGACCGTGGTGCTGCTCATTCTGGTCCTGGGCTTCATGCTTCGCGGACCCGTCCTGATGCGCTGGTACGGCATCGGAGAGTGGACGGTTCATGATCTCAACACTCGTCTTAACGACAAGAACCTGTTGCTGGTGGACGTGCGCACCCCGCCCGAGTTCAACTCAGCCCACATCCGGCAGGCCATCCTGGTGCCCCTTTCAGAGGTGGGAGAACAGGGTAAAAAGCTGTTGGCCGCCAATCAGGGCCGGGAAGTGGCCGTCATTTGCCAGTCCGGAAACCGCTCCGTCATGGGGGCCGTCGCTTTGCGTCAGGCAGGCTTCGAAAAAGTGTATAATGTCCCGGGTGGAATGAGCTATTGGACCACTCAGGGCTATCCGGTCAAACGGTAA